One genomic segment of Ipomoea triloba cultivar NCNSP0323 chromosome 9, ASM357664v1 includes these proteins:
- the LOC116029737 gene encoding uncharacterized protein LOC116029737 codes for MTSVISARNLDIFKKIALSVRHGSKGKGFLMTRTIKPNERFVFMGNRVKPLVEAIGTYRLISYIGHHLDLFETLYVPSVSRNLISLPKLDSYASQDRTKSIALCRPPKIETPNKKPSASPLPSPPPPHRCCSPLPLTTGDRRLTTASTAATPPRPPLQRRLSFQHPARHCTSATASASATATTPPPPSTSPSATSSGLHLCRRNRRRQGKDYRFQFQLGSGALLGASYIQSVTPYLSLGGEVFWAGQHRKSGIGYVARYNTDKMVAAGQVASTGIVALSYVQKVSEKVSLASDFMYNYLSRDVTASFGYDYILRQCRLRGKIDSNGCVAAFLEERLNMGLNFILSAEVDHKKKDYKFGFGLTVGE; via the exons ATGACAAGTGTCATTTCTGCAAGAAATTTGGACATTTTCAAAAAGATTGCCTTAAGCGTAAGGCATGGTTCGAAAGGAaag GGATTCCTTATGACCCGAACCATAAAGCCAAATGAAAGATTTGTGTTCATGGGGAACAGAGTTAAACCTTTAGTAGAAGCCATTGGAACTTATcgtttaatttcatatattggACATCATTTAGATTTGTTTGAGACTCTTTATGTTCCTTCAGTTTCtaggaatttaatttctttgcCAAAACTGGACTCTTAtg CCTCCCAGGATCGAACAAAATCGATAGCCCTCTGCCGTCCTCCCAAAATCGAAACGCCGAACAAAAAACCCTCCGCCTCACCGCTGCCGTCACCACCGCCGCCTCACCGCTGCTGCTCACCACTGCCGCTCACCACCGGAGATCGTCGCCTCACCACCGCTTCCACCGCAGCCACACCACCGCGTCCGCCATTGCAGCGCCGCCTTAGCTTCCAGCATCCCGCACGCCATTGCACCAGCGCCACCGCCTCCGCCTCGGCAACGGCGACCACGCCTCCCCCTCCATCGACGTCGCCGTCCGCCACCAGCTCCGGCCTCCATCTCTGTCGCCGAAATCGGCGCCGCCAg GGGAAAGACTATAGGTTTCAGTTTCAACTAGGTAGTGGTGCATTGCTTGGAGCGAGTTACATCCAG AGTGTGACTCCATATTTATCTCTGGGTGGTGAAGTATTCTGGGCTGGCCAGCATCGTAAATCTGGCATTGGCTATGTTGCTCGGTATAACACAGACAAGATG GTTGCCGCAGGTCAAGTTGCTAGCACTGGAATAGTTGCACTCAGTTATGTTCAGAAAGTTTCCGAAAAG GTTTCTTTAGCATCAGACTTCATGTACAACTACCTCTCGAGAGATGTTACAGCCAGCTTTGGTTATGATTATATTCTTCGACAG TGCCGTCTTAGAGGGAAAATTGATTCCAACGGCTGCGTTGCTGCTTTCCTGGAAGAGCGATTGAACATGGGCCTTAATTTTATTCTCTCTGCTGAG GTTGATCACAAAAAGAAAGACTACAAGTTCGGGTTCGGGCTTACAGTTGGAGAATAA